One genomic region from bacterium encodes:
- a CDS encoding M20/M25/M40 family metallo-hydrolase, translating into MKNTVFCLSLIIILHSLAAGEGLTPLEKQIAEKARNSAEEAISLLEKVVNINSGTMNHEGVAQVGSIFSKEFEALGFEVRWILQKEVNRAGHLFAERKGNAGKRLILIGHLDTVFEKESSFQPFTRKGKRATGQGVNDMKGGDVIALYALKALHETGALENARIIVAFTGDEEMPGEPLEISRKDLLEAGKRTDIALGFESAEGLNTGTIARRGIGSWTLTVKGMQAHSSGIFDKKSGYGAIFEASRILNAFRTEMAGEQYLTFNPGVIVGGTEVQYDAESSKGTAFGKTNVIARTVTAQGDLRCISEAQQEKARERMRKIVVQSLPGTSAEISFDDGYPGMEPTEGNKKLLQFFDRVSRDLGFSAIVPFDPGKRGAADISFIAKHVDGLDGLGAMGEGEHSPEEDIDLEAIPVLLQRAAILIYRLTHTDGY; encoded by the coding sequence ATGAAAAACACCGTATTTTGTCTTTCTCTAATCATAATTCTACATTCTCTCGCGGCAGGTGAGGGACTTACTCCGTTGGAGAAACAGATTGCCGAAAAAGCCAGGAACAGCGCTGAAGAGGCAATTTCTTTGTTGGAAAAGGTGGTCAACATCAACAGCGGAACGATGAATCACGAAGGTGTTGCGCAAGTCGGATCTATTTTTTCCAAAGAGTTTGAAGCGTTGGGCTTTGAGGTTCGGTGGATTTTACAGAAAGAAGTGAATCGTGCGGGTCACTTATTCGCCGAACGAAAAGGAAACGCGGGGAAGCGTTTGATTTTGATAGGCCATCTGGACACGGTCTTTGAAAAAGAATCTTCCTTTCAACCTTTCACAAGGAAGGGAAAACGCGCAACCGGGCAGGGAGTCAACGATATGAAAGGAGGAGATGTCATTGCTTTGTATGCCTTGAAAGCTCTGCACGAAACAGGCGCTCTGGAGAACGCGAGGATTATCGTTGCGTTCACGGGAGATGAAGAAATGCCCGGTGAGCCTCTTGAAATCAGTCGCAAAGATCTACTGGAAGCGGGGAAACGGACCGACATTGCTCTTGGCTTTGAATCAGCGGAAGGATTGAACACCGGAACGATTGCGCGCAGGGGAATCGGTTCATGGACGCTAACTGTAAAAGGAATGCAAGCTCATTCCTCCGGAATTTTTGATAAGAAGTCAGGCTATGGCGCAATCTTTGAGGCGTCCAGAATTTTGAACGCGTTTCGCACAGAAATGGCCGGCGAACAATATTTAACCTTTAATCCTGGAGTCATCGTTGGCGGCACGGAAGTCCAGTACGATGCTGAGAGTAGCAAAGGGACAGCTTTTGGAAAAACAAATGTAATTGCAAGAACAGTCACCGCCCAAGGGGACCTTCGTTGTATTTCGGAAGCTCAACAAGAGAAAGCGCGGGAGCGAATGCGAAAAATAGTTGTTCAAAGTTTGCCGGGCACATCCGCCGAAATTTCTTTTGATGATGGCTATCCGGGAATGGAACCGACGGAAGGAAACAAAAAACTTCTACAATTTTTCGATCGGGTCAGCCGGGATCTCGGATTCTCCGCAATCGTTCCTTTTGATCCCGGCAAACGAGGCGCCGCCGACATTTCTTTCATCGCAAAGCATGTCGATGGTCTCGATGGACTGGGAGCAATGGGGGAAGGGGAGCACAGTCCGGAAGAAGATATTGATCTGGAAGCGATTCCTGTTTTACTTCAACGCGCTGCAATTCTAATCTATCGCCTTACACACACGGATGGTTACTGA
- a CDS encoding ABC transporter substrate-binding protein, which produces MLTKLASIATGAVLMLLISACRPLSIPQSNVNFAVPYDIDTLDPHARSKLSSFAVLSHFYEPLVVPSAEMAIEPCLAQSWENPDLLTWIFHLRPNVRFHDGKALNSEDVVFSIQRVMDHLCFIPIIRKDATSDSMADRANGTGPYRFKRWQKKQQITFVRNEKYWGKRPAISEATFHLGLSDQQALRKLLAGECQFFQGLSRNAEKAATQKGKFQIVRKDSIYLKYLGFNFRTKMDLDCDLPSGLFQNKLLREAIHFSIDRSRLMSSLPGYAFSVTQPVPPFTFGFNPAIRLQKFDPDRAKLLLRQAGVPDGFATTLHVRDVMVEAGDFIQKQLNDVGIKLQLKILPDSDFFAAMRSGQFCMFLSRFGSPTGDASDILESAFHSFDPDRMHGQLNYGLYTNPELDAAIIESSQIQGLDRRKRRLQEIMQLLANEYVWIPLYGDQDIYIYDSSFSWQPRMDSLIKVWEIGV; this is translated from the coding sequence ATGCTTACCAAGCTGGCGAGTATTGCAACCGGCGCTGTTCTCATGCTTTTGATTTCTGCGTGCCGCCCGTTGTCTATTCCACAGTCTAACGTGAACTTTGCCGTGCCGTATGACATCGATACTTTGGATCCGCATGCCCGAAGCAAATTAAGCAGCTTTGCCGTTCTATCACATTTTTACGAACCTCTGGTTGTTCCCTCAGCAGAGATGGCAATTGAGCCTTGTCTTGCTCAGTCCTGGGAGAACCCTGATTTACTTACCTGGATTTTTCATCTACGTCCGAATGTTCGATTTCATGATGGTAAAGCCTTAAACTCCGAGGATGTAGTTTTCTCGATTCAACGCGTGATGGATCATCTGTGCTTTATTCCGATCATTCGGAAAGATGCTACTTCCGATTCTATGGCTGACCGGGCAAACGGAACGGGTCCTTACCGGTTCAAAAGATGGCAGAAAAAGCAACAAATAACTTTCGTCCGAAACGAAAAATACTGGGGGAAACGTCCGGCCATTTCAGAAGCCACCTTCCATCTTGGGCTGAGCGATCAGCAAGCCCTCAGGAAACTTCTTGCTGGAGAATGTCAGTTTTTTCAGGGCTTATCCAGAAACGCCGAAAAAGCTGCAACACAAAAAGGAAAGTTCCAAATTGTCAGAAAGGATAGCATCTATTTGAAATACCTGGGATTCAATTTTCGGACGAAGATGGATCTTGACTGTGACTTGCCTTCAGGTCTTTTTCAAAACAAGTTGTTGCGCGAAGCCATTCATTTCTCGATCGACCGGTCCAGACTAATGTCGTCTCTACCCGGATATGCTTTTTCAGTAACTCAACCTGTGCCTCCCTTTACATTTGGTTTCAATCCCGCAATCCGTCTTCAGAAATTCGATCCTGATCGGGCAAAATTGTTGCTGCGGCAGGCAGGCGTGCCCGATGGATTTGCAACAACACTGCATGTGAGGGACGTGATGGTAGAAGCCGGGGATTTCATCCAGAAACAGCTAAATGACGTTGGAATCAAGCTTCAACTGAAGATTCTCCCGGATTCTGACTTCTTTGCTGCGATGCGTAGTGGACAATTTTGCATGTTTCTTTCCCGGTTTGGATCGCCAACCGGCGATGCCAGCGATATTTTGGAAAGCGCTTTTCACAGTTTTGATCCTGATCGCATGCATGGACAATTGAATTACGGCCTGTATACGAATCCAGAACTTGATGCGGCTATAATCGAGAGCTCACAGATCCAGGGTCTGGACCGCAGGAAGAGAAGACTTCAGGAAATCATGCAGCTTCTTGCAAACGAATACGTATGGATTCCGCTGTATGGAGATCAAGACATTTACATTTACGACTCTTCCTTTTCTTGGCAGCCCCGAATGGATAGTTTGATCAAAGTTTGGGAGATAGGTGTTTAG